The following proteins are encoded in a genomic region of Bosea beijingensis:
- a CDS encoding four-helix bundle copper-binding protein produces the protein MHHLDPKTRNAADLALDCYKHCHGMAMTHCLKVGGAHAEPDHLRLMAACAEICRTTAHLLLMDSVHGRHMARECAEVCEACAADCARVGDMESCVAACRACAKACAALAA, from the coding sequence ATGCACCATCTCGACCCTAAGACGCGCAACGCAGCCGACCTCGCGCTCGACTGCTACAAGCACTGTCACGGCATGGCGATGACGCATTGCCTGAAGGTGGGCGGTGCTCATGCCGAGCCCGACCATCTTCGACTGATGGCGGCCTGTGCCGAAATCTGCCGGACGACCGCGCATCTGCTGCTGATGGATTCGGTCCATGGCCGTCACATGGCCAGGGAATGCGCCGAGGTCTGCGAGGCTTGCGCGGCCGACTGTGCCCGGGTCGGCGACATGGAATCCTGCGTTGCCGCTTGCCGGGCCTGTGCCAAGGCCTGCGCCGCGCTCGCCGCCTGA
- a CDS encoding transglutaminase family protein has product MIYELRHVTTYGYSRSVPFSRCILRLLPRDGGGQRVLKSELLITPRPAERSDGICFFGNHMTTITITRPHRELKLEMRARIEVDRPPPPHAGLTRNWEDVAALALDSRSLAPDSPAHHLYPSRLVPQVPAVVDYARSSFATGRPVLEAACDLMARIRRDFVYDPEATEVTTPLAEAFAQRHGVCQDFAHIMIAGLRGLGLPAAYVSGYIRTIPPPGQKRLEGADASHAWAMLWCGPEIGWVGLDPTNDLIVADDHIVTAFGRDYADVAPLDGVVIGPGTQKVGVAVDVVPVG; this is encoded by the coding sequence GTGATCTACGAGCTGCGCCACGTCACGACCTACGGCTATAGCCGGTCGGTGCCCTTTTCCCGCTGCATCCTGCGCCTGCTGCCGCGTGACGGCGGCGGCCAGCGCGTGCTGAAAAGCGAGTTGCTGATCACGCCCCGCCCGGCCGAACGCAGTGACGGGATCTGCTTCTTCGGCAACCACATGACCACGATCACCATCACCAGGCCGCATCGCGAGCTGAAGCTCGAGATGCGGGCGCGGATCGAGGTCGATCGGCCGCCGCCGCCCCATGCCGGACTGACGCGGAACTGGGAGGATGTCGCGGCGCTCGCGCTCGATTCCCGGAGTCTGGCGCCGGATTCGCCGGCGCATCATCTCTATCCGAGCCGGCTTGTGCCGCAGGTTCCAGCCGTGGTCGATTATGCACGGTCGAGCTTCGCGACAGGCCGGCCCGTGCTGGAAGCGGCCTGCGACCTGATGGCCCGGATCAGGCGCGACTTCGTCTACGATCCCGAAGCGACGGAGGTGACGACGCCGCTGGCGGAGGCTTTCGCCCAGCGTCACGGCGTCTGCCAGGATTTCGCGCATATCATGATCGCCGGGCTCAGGGGGCTCGGCCTGCCGGCGGCCTATGTCTCCGGCTATATCCGCACCATCCCGCCGCCGGGCCAGAAGCGGCTCGAAGGCGCCGATGCCAGCCATGCCTGGGCGATGCTGTGGTGCGGGCCGGAGATCGGCTGGGTCGGGCTCGACCCGACCAACGACCTGATCGTCGCCGACGACCATATCGTTACCGCCTTCGGCCGCGACTATGCCGATGTCGCCCCACTCGACGGCGTGGTGATCGGGCCGGGCACGCAGAAGGTCGGCGTAGCCGTGGACGTGGTTCCGGTCGGCTGA